From Elusimicrobiota bacterium:
TCATACACACTTGCCGTACCTATATTTCCATCATCACCTACTGTTGTCCAACTTAATGTTACACTGTTACTGGTTGCAACACCTGTCGCTAATGTGTTTATCGCTGAGGGTGTTATCGCGTCAGGTCCTATTATTGTATAGTCAGCGGAGTTTTCAATACTGGTAGTCATTCCACTCTTAGTTGCTATTGCTCTCAACTTGCAGTTCTGGGTTATTGTAACTGCCAACGGCGAACTTCCGGAAATAGTGGTTCCTCCGCCGGTTGGTGAAGGAACACTTCCATCAATAGTATATCTTATGGTTGCTCCTGAAGTGCCACATTTAATTATAACCGGTGTGCCTGATAAGTATTTTCCTTTAAAAAGAGAAAATGAAGGAGGATAAACTGTGTTTTTATTCACTGTATTATTTACAAGCGTATAATAATCGTCGAAAGGAGTTAATACGGGTGGTTTAGGGTCTCCACCAATGAATAACATACTTAGAAATATATAGTTATTTACACCCCACGACTCTATCTCTTGCCTTACCTGATTCATGCCGTACGTAGTCCATGCCCCTGGTGATCCGTCCATCCCCATTGTCTCTGTATCAATTTGTGGGTATGTTTGTACTAATTCTTTTATACGAATTTCATTCCGCCCATAAGCATGCCATCCGACACTTGCATTTGAATAATCTATTGGTGCCAGTCCCAGTGACGGCGTAGTTCCTGAAGACACTACAGATACATAAGATAAAGATGGATCACATGTACTACATATTCCGGATGATGTAAAAGTCCACATTATTATGGGTGTATCAGGTGCTCTATCACGAATGTATTTATACATATATGCCTGATAATCTATTTCCTTCTGGGTATAATGATCAATTCTATAACCTATAGGTTCGTTGCTGTATTCAAATAAAACATTGGTATCGTTCTTGAATTCCCTGGCAACTGCATCCCAAAAAGCAATATGGTCATTTTTCCAAACATTTTGAACAGTTATCTTTCCATTCACTAGTCCTGTTGCTTTATCGTAAGTATCCAAAGTAAAAGAGTCTTCATACAACAATATCCCTGTCAATCCATCATAGCCCACAGGGTGGTAATCAATAATGATATACATACCCAGTTCTGCGGCATAATCTACTGCTTTCCGAATTTGGGCGGTAGAGAAGCCTACTGTTGTCCAATCAGCACCTACAGGACCAAGCCATGTTCCCATAGCCTTACCTTCTACTCTCTTATCCCTATAAACTAATAATCTATTTGTATTAAAATTGTATGTATCTCTCGAATTTTGCCATTCGGCTTTAGTGTTTGTTCCTGTACCTACCGGCACCCTTGGAGTATCTCCTCTTAACGGTGCACCATTATCAGCACATAGCCGACCATTTACTATTATGGGACGTCCCCTTGGTATAATACCCTGAGCAGTTGTTGCTTTACTTACTACATTGGATAGTCCTGACAAATTTGGAACTTCATCTGCTACCTTCATAGCAAAATAATATGTTATCCCTGAACTTAAACCCTGGACTGTATAATTCTGAATACTTCCGGCTACTGATGGAGCAGGTACTCCACTGCATTGCGTTGCTGTTGCCCAATTACTATCATTTATACTTACATTTGCATAACGGATATCATATACGCTTGCTGTACCAGTATTTCCATCATCGCCTACTGACGTCCAACTTAATGCTACACTATTACTGGTTGCACTACCTGCCGTTAATGTGTTTATTGGCGAAGGTGCTGTTGTGTCAGCTGCATTTGTTGCTTTGCTTACTACATTGGATATTCCTGACAAGTTGGGCACTTCATCCGCTACCTTCATTGCAAAATAATAGGTTATTCCTGAACTTAAACCATTAACTGTCCAACTCTGATTAGTTCCGGCTACTAATGGCGCTGGTTCTCCGCTGCATTGTGTCGCTGTCGCCCAATTACTCTCAGTTATACTTACATTCGAATACCGGATATCATACGCACTTGCTGTTCCTGTGTTACCATCATCACCTACTGATGTCCAATTTAACACTACACTGTTACTGGTCGCACTACCTGTCGCTAATGTATTTATTGCTGATGGTGCTGTAGTGTCGGGTGTATTTAAATTACCATATATTTTAAACTCGCGTAATCCAAGATTGTAACTATCAAGGGTTCCGGACGGTGTTATTCTCGTTGTCACATTCAACCGGACATATTGACCCCTATCACTACCACCTAATACTATATCTTCAGTACCCGCATAATCACCTCTGGTACCGTTTGTCTGCGTGTATATTGGTGTCCAGTTTATATGGTCATCTGATATTTGTATTGCATAAGATTTACCGTAAGAATTGTATGGATATCTTCCCCACTCTAAGATTACTTCTGTTATTTTATATTTAGCACCTAAATCTACATATATCCATTCCGGCTCAATACGTTGTGCTACCCAACCTGTACTTAAATCACCATCTACGGCTTTACTCGCTATATCTGTTCCTTCAACAGTAGATGCTGTTACTGCTTTATTTAATGCTATATTTGTATAATTCTCAGTAATTGTACCTTGCGCATTATTGGATACATCCGACCAGTTACCTACTTCATCTGCTGTTCTTATTGCAAAATAATAAAGTGTATTCGGCTTCCTGCCGGGTACTGTAAAGGTCTCAGAATTATAAGGTGCTTTCGGGTGGAATCCACCGTAAATACTCGCTATTCCCCAGTTGGCATTTGTTATTGAAAAAGTTGCACTCCTTATACTATACTCAAACGCTGTGCCTGTCATCCCATTATTACCGGGCGCACTCCAGCTTAATGTCATTGTGTCACGACCTTTACTGCTTACTGATAAATTATTTATCGCTGATGGTGCTGTTGTGTCTAATGTCCAAGTAAGTGGGGACAATTTTATCATCACAACATCTTTTGCAGGTACATTTGCTGTGTAACTTCCACTAATTGTTCCTAATTCGCTATGTGTCCACAAATCACGGACCTTCATACCGGTCCCTGATGGCAATCCTAAATCAGACCAGTTAACAGTTATGTTTGATGCTGATGTCCCTCGGTTATATAATACTACTGCTGTACAACCATTTATTAATGGCTTTGCTATAACGTCTAAAGTTCCAACATTTACAGTGTTTACCCTTTTACCCGCAATACCAAGTCTATCCTGATGTACTGCTATTACTTCTGTGTTTGTAGCTATAGCTTTGGCTTCCGCTGACCAACTATATCCAACAGCTAATGGTGCAGCTAATATGCATTGAAGACTAAAAGCCATTTTACCACCATCAAGCGAATCAGGATGATTCCAATGACCGGGTCCTGCATATGGAGATAGCGTAATCAGGTTGTCGTAAGCAGCGATACCTCCGCCATCGCCTGCAGTTCGCCATAAATTACCTATAGGTTCGCCCCATGTCCAGACTGAATTATTTCCATAGTTACATATTTCATAAATCATTGAACGTCCTGTTCTTAGTATACAATCTCGCATAAGTGTATATGCCGCTATTGATTCACTCGCACCTCCAGTGAAACTACATGCGTCATATTTCAAAAAATCTACTCCCCATGATGCAAATTCGTCTGCATCCTGTTGTTCGTGTCCATAACTACCTTGATAAAGTACCTTTCCATCCCACGCAGCACAAGTAGTGGGTCCGGGAGATGAATATATTCCAAACTTAAATCCCAATTCATGAACCTTATCAGCTACATATTTCATTCCATGTGGAAATTTTACAAGGTCTACTTGTATACTGCCATCAGGATTAAGACTGCCTGTCTGCCAACCATCATCTATGTCTATATATTTATATCCGGCAGCTTGCATCCCGTTTGCTACCATTCCATTTGCTACTTCTAAGATTTTTGCCTCGTTTATATTTGTAACATATTCCCAACTACACCAAACCATCGGTGGTGTACGTGCTAACCCATTATCCAAAGCATATGTTGAGGTTCTGAATGAAAGTAGAAGTCCTATACAAATACAAATAAACATAAAACATTGACTGCTTAACTTATTTTTCATCTTCTTCATAATTAACACCTCAATAAGTTCTTTGAAATTTGCTTCGCGTAATTTATTGAAATTTATAGAAACTTACTGAAATTTGTTGAAATTCATGGAAAATTTATTGTTTTATTTCTATCTATTTCTATCAGTTTCAATATATTTCCCTAATCTCTTAGTCTCCTAGTATCCTAATCTCTGTCTTTCACTTTACCAGTCCTACCTTCCCTGTCTTCTTGTTACCGGCAGCGTCTTCTATCTTGTATATATATACTCCTTTGCCTACCTTGTCGCCATTGTCATTCTTACCATCCCACTCGAGCCAGCCTAGATTACCATAATCTATTTCTCTTAACTCCCTTATTATATCGCCTGTCACAGTATACAACTTCACTATACTGTTTATAGGCAGGTTTGTTATCTTCAATTTACCATTGACTGCCGTTGCAGGATTATACGGGCTTGGATAGACTTTTATATTATTTAAATCTACTGTAACATAACTGCCTAATATCCGGTATGTTGAAAAGTGTGTTACTGTCGCTGTTACCGTATTGTTTAATTTGTCTACCTTCTGCACTCCTGTTACTAACTCCCAATCTGTCCCACTCCAGTAATATATCCTAAGTCCATCTTCGTTTAATGTCCCTATGTCCGCTGATGTATATGGTATCGTTATGTTCACTGCTCTTGTGAATGTCTGGTTCTCTAATACAGGAGCACTATTGCTAAATGTCAGCTCGCCAAAATCATAACATATCGGATTTACCGTGTTAGCATATTTCATTGTGTCTCGAACAGCAGGCACTGCACTTGTCTTTATTGATGCTAAATATTTATTAACTGATAAGACTCCTGTCGGTATCAGTATCTTTAGTCCGTTTGCACCTCGTATTGTTCCTCCCTGATAACCTACCAACTTACCAATATACATATCACTGAAATTTATTACTATCGTAGATGTTGTATCTCCTGTTAGCTCTATTGTGTTTATATCACTTCTAAACGGGATTGAAACTTCTTTCTCGCCTGCATCCGTCTCAAGTAATGTTGAATCTACTGTATCCAAAACACTACTCTTACTGTTCTTTGTTGTAAGTGTTATTGTCCCGGTATAGTCAGTCGCTATGCTGTTCTCATCCATATTATATACCTGCACTTTAAACTTCAAACTCGCTGATGCTGACGCACCTACCTTGGTCGTTGTTGTCCCGTCATCGTAGTAATATGTGTATATTATATGTTTTATGTTGTTGTTGTATGTCTTAAAACTGGATTGTTCTGATTCTGCAAGATTGTTAGATGCATCTTTGCTGTAAACCTTATAATAATAGGTCTTTCCTTTTAGTAACCCGCTAATGGAAACACTATGTAACCTAGTCATTGTGGTATCTAATGTCGTTGTACTGCCCATCGTTGTTGTTTGTCCATATGCTAATTGCGAATCTGAGTTCTCATCGGTATTCCAGGTTATCACTGCTCCATTTTGTGTTACTCCGACTTTCACATTGCTTATTACTGGCGGATTAGGATCATTAAGAATTGTTGCAAAACTATAATCAACTGTCGTTGTAGGATTACCGTTCATATCTACGGACACCATCCGGTAATGATAGGTTGTGTTCTCAGCAAGCCCGCTTAGTGTAACACTGTGGTTATATACTCCTCCGGTATCGGTTATAGCGGTAACACTGCCATAACTTGTTGTTAAGCCGTACTCTACTCTACTGTTAGATAACTCATTTGTTGTCCAGGTTATCACTATTGAATTCCCTGTTATACTTATTGTCCCCGGAGTACTAACTACTGGCGGTGTCGTATCAGAACTCAGTCTTATTATCTTAATGTAATTTAAATTACCGCAATGGTCGGCTGCTCCTGATTCCATGACCAGCTTCATTATTTGGTTGCCTGCGGTAAGTACCATATCAGACGAAACTTCTATATCTGTCCAGGTCTGCCAGCCACCGGTATTTGGTACATTTACTGATGCTGTTGTCCTATATGGAACTAAATTGTGCGAACCAAATTCAAGATGTACAGGACCACCGGCACTCCCGGCTGCTCCTCTTAGGATTATCCTGTATTCAGCAGTCTCGCTCACATTTATACTGTATTCTAACCATTCGCTTGGAATTGTATATTCTACATCGTAGCCACCACCGATATCTGTACAATTTTCTATATCTACCGCCTCGTTTGTCCGGTATTTATTGGGGATGTTGCTGGGAGTTGTATCATTATACGCCTCTCCCTGTCCGCCTGTATCATAGTTCTCTAACTCTATTGTTGTTGTGTTTGCTCCTATCTGCCACGGGGTACCTGCCGGTGTGTTTCCAAATGACATCTGTCCTGTTACTGTTATTGAAAAATATCCATTTGTAGTATCAGTAGTCCCGCCAACTATCTCTACTAACCTTATTAAACAACTACTGCTTGCATTACTCGGTAATGTTACGACTTCATTACCATCATTCGCTGTGTTGGCTACTAATATACTCCAATTTGTCCCGC
This genomic window contains:
- a CDS encoding discoidin domain-containing protein — its product is MKKMKNKLSSQCFMFICICIGLLLSFRTSTYALDNGLARTPPMVWCSWEYVTNINEAKILEVANGMVANGMQAAGYKYIDIDDGWQTGSLNPDGSIQVDLVKFPHGMKYVADKVHELGFKFGIYSSPGPTTCAAWDGKVLYQGSYGHEQQDADEFASWGVDFLKYDACSFTGGASESIAAYTLMRDCILRTGRSMIYEICNYGNNSVWTWGEPIGNLWRTAGDGGGIAAYDNLITLSPYAGPGHWNHPDSLDGGKMAFSLQCILAAPLAVGYSWSAEAKAIATNTEVIAVHQDRLGIAGKRVNTVNVGTLDVIAKPLINGCTAVVLYNRGTSASNITVNWSDLGLPSGTGMKVRDLWTHSELGTISGSYTANVPAKDVVMIKLSPLTWTLDTTAPSAINNLSVSSKGRDTMTLSWSAPGNNGMTGTAFEYSIRSATFSITNANWGIASIYGGFHPKAPYNSETFTVPGRKPNTLYYFAIRTADEVGNWSDVSNNAQGTITENYTNIALNKAVTASTVEGTDIASKAVDGDLSTGWVAQRIEPEWIYVDLGAKYKITEVILEWGRYPYNSYGKSYAIQISDDHINWTPIYTQTNGTRGDYAGTEDIVLGGSDRGQYVRLNVTTRITPSGTLDSYNLGLREFKIYGNLNTPDTTAPSAINTLATGSATSNSVVLNWTSVGDDGNTGTASAYDIRYSNVSITESNWATATQCSGEPAPLVAGTNQSWTVNGLSSGITYYFAMKVADEVPNLSGISNVVSKATNAADTTAPSPINTLTAGSATSNSVALSWTSVGDDGNTGTASVYDIRYANVSINDSNWATATQCSGVPAPSVAGSIQNYTVQGLSSGITYYFAMKVADEVPNLSGLSNVVSKATTAQGIIPRGRPIIVNGRLCADNGAPLRGDTPRVPVGTGTNTKAEWQNSRDTYNFNTNRLLVYRDKRVEGKAMGTWLGPVGADWTTVGFSTAQIRKAVDYAAELGMYIIIDYHPVGYDGLTGILLYEDSFTLDTYDKATGLVNGKITVQNVWKNDHIAFWDAVAREFKNDTNVLFEYSNEPIGYRIDHYTQKEIDYQAYMYKYIRDRAPDTPIIMWTFTSSGICSTCDPSLSYVSVVSSGTTPSLGLAPIDYSNASVGWHAYGRNEIRIKELVQTYPQIDTETMGMDGSPGAWTTYGMNQVRQEIESWGVNNYIFLSMLFIGGDPKPPVLTPFDDYYTLVNNTVNKNTVYPPSFSLFKGKYLSGTPVIIKCGTSGATIRYTIDGSVPSPTGGGTTISGSSPLAVTITQNCKLRAIATKSGMTTSIENSADYTIIGPDAITPSAINTLATGVATSNSVTLSWTTVGDDGNIGTASVYDIRYANVSINESNWATATQCSGVPAPLVAGTNQSYTVQGLSSGITYYFAMKVGDEVSNWSGISNVVNKATNAPDTTPPTVINTLATGSATSNSISLSWISVGDDNNIGTASVYDIRYATFSITGSNWDSVGVTQCSGEPTPLIAGNNQSYAVQGLNVGITYYFAMKVGDEVPNWSGISNIVSGQTTTQGNIAIGKTATASSEEGAGLEATKAVDGNVSTRWSSQFSDPQWLEIDLVNTYNINQVVLRWQDAGAYGKDYQLQVSSNDINWTAIYTKVNGTGGVETLSGLNGSGRYIRMYGTARGTSWGYSLNEFEVYGTSGITPVKSITISYPNGGENLLAGSQQTVTWTSAGGVGNVMLQISVDGGTNWSTLVANTVNDGNEVVTLPSSASSNCLIRLVEIVGGTTDSSNATFSITVTGQMSFGNNGNPWQIGANTTTIELENFDTGGQGEAYNDTTPSNIPNKYRTNEAVDIENCTDIGGGYDVEYTIPSEWLEYSINVSETAEYRIILRGAAGSAGGPVHLEFGSHNLVPYRTTASVNVPNTGGWQTWTDIEVSSDMVLTAGNQIMKLVMESGAADHCGNLNYIKIIRLSSDTTPPVVSTPGTISITGNSIVITWTTNELSNSRVEYGLTTSYGSVTAITDTGGVYNHSVTLSGLAENTTYHYRMVSVDMNGNPTTTVDYSFATILNDPNPPVISNVKVGVTQNGAVITWNTDENSDSQLAYGQTTTMGSTTTLDTTMTRLHSVSISGLLKGKTYYYKVYSKDASNNLAESEQSSFKTYNNNIKHIIYTYYYDDGTTTTKVGASSSASLKFKVQVYNVDENSIATDYTGTITLTTKNSKSSVLDTVDTLLTEADAGEKEVSIPFRSDINTVELTGDTTAPVIINFSDMYVGKSVGYQGGTIRGANGLKILIPTGVLSVNKYLASIRTSAAPVVRDTMKYANTVNPICYDFGELTFNNSAPVLENQTFTRAVNITIPYTSSDIGTLNEDGLRIYYWTGTDWELVTGVQKVDKVNNTVTATVTHFSTYRILGSYVTVDLNNIKVYPSPYNPATAVNGKLKISNLPINSIVKLYTVTGDIIRELKETDYGNLGWLEWDGKNDNGDKVGKGVYIYKIEDAAGNKKTGKVGLVK